CCCCTTGAGGGGGGAGGCCGGGACTTGCAAAGCTGCGAAGCAGAGGGGTAAACAGGCCGGGCATAGAGAGGCCACTGGATGACCGAATGACTGGCCTGTTTGTGGCCGCCACCCTAATCGGGGAGGGAGAAAAAGGCGTCCCTGTCAGGCGCGACTGGCGTTACGCTTCCACAAGTCCGCTACGCCGCAGCAGCGCCTCCGCGTCGGGGTCACGGCCCATGAAGTCGCGGTAGAGCTGGGCGGCCTCCTTGCTGTTGCCCTGGCTCAGGATGGTGTCCACGTACGCGCGGCCCGTCTCGCGGTTGAAGATGCCCTCAGCGGCAAACCGGCTGAAGGCGTCGGCATCCAGCACCTCGGCCCACTTGTAGGAGTAGTACCCGGCCCCGTAGCCGACCGGGCTGCTGAACAGGTGGCCGAACTGCGCGATGCGGGCGAAGTCTTCGGGGAGGGGATAGGGGTAGAAGCGGGCCATGATCTCGCGCGCCTCCCTGACGGGGTCCGCACCGGGCGCGTCCGGGTCGAATTCGACGTGCAGTTCCAGGTCCACCGTCCCGAAGGAGAGCTGGCGCATGGCGGCGTTCGCGGCGCGGTAGTTGCGGGCGGCGACCAGGCGGTCAAACAGTTCGTCCGGCAGCCGCTCGCCCGTCTGGTAGTGCCGCGCGAAGAGGTCCAGCGCCTCCCGTTCCAGCACCCAGTTCTCCATGATCTGCGAGGGCAGCTCCACGAAGTCCCAGGCCACGCGGGTGCCGCTGAGGTTCCGCACCGGCACCTTTGACAGCGCGTGGTGCAGCAGGTGCCCGAACTCGTGGAAGACCGTCTCGACCTCGCGGATGGAGAGCAGGGCGGGGCGGTCCCCGCTGGGCGGCGTCATGTTGCCGCACATCAGGCCCAGGTGGGGGTCCACGCCCTGCTCGCGCGGCCCGCCCGTCACGAAGGCGTTCATCCACGCCCCCGAACGCTTGCTGTCACGCGGGAACCAGTCGGTGTAGAAGGAGGCGACGTGGGTGCCCGCCTCGTCGAAGATGTCGTAGTAGCGCACCTCGGGATGCCAGCCGGGGGCCTGCGCTTCTTTCACCGTGATGCCGAACACCCGCCGCACGATCTCGAAGAGGCCCGCCATGACGTTGTCCAGCTCGAAGTAGGGGCGCAGGGCCTCCTCGTCGAAGTCGTACTTCGCCTGGCGCTGCTTCTCGGCCCAGTACGCCACGTCCCAGGCTTCCAGCGGGGGCGCGTCCGGTCCGGTTTGCTCGCGGTAGAAGGCTTCCAGCTCGGCATTCTCCCGCTCGAAGTAGGGGCGGATGCGCGCTTCGAGGTCGCGCTCGAAGGCCAGCGCCCGCTCGCCGCCGCCCGCCATGCGGTCTTCCAGCACGTAGTCGGCAAAGTCGCGGAAGCCCAGCAGGTGGGCCTGCTCCCGGCGCAGCTTCAGAATCTCCAGCACCAGCGGGCGGTTGTCGCGGCCCGGCTGCATGCCCACCGAGTTCTGCGCCTGCCACAGCTCGCGGCGCAACTCGCGGTCGTCGGCATAGGTGAGGACCGGTTCGGCGACCGGCTGATGCAGCGTGAGGCGGTGGCCTGCCTGGCCGTGCCCCTCGGCGTCCAGCCGGGTGGCCTGGCGGACGCGCTCCGGCACACCGGCCAGCCGCTCGGCGGGCACGTACAGTTCATAAGCGGCGGTCGCGTCCAGCACGTTCTTGGCAAAGTCGTTGGTGATCTGCGCCAGCCGGGTGTTCACTTCCAGCAGCCGGGCCTTTTCCGCCTCGGGCAGGTCGGCCCCCTCGCGGCGGAACTCGTCGATGGTGAGCTTGAGGTGCCGCGCGCGCACCGGGTCGAGGGCCCGGCCCGCCTCCGTCTCCGCGAAGCCCTTCAGCGCCGCCCACAGGCCGGGATGGAGGCTGAGCTGGGTGTAGAACTCGGTCACTTTGGGCAGAATCGCGCGCCGCGCCGCCTGCCACTCGGGGCTGGTGACCACGCTGTCGAGGTGACTGACGATCACGCCCACCGTGTCGAGCTGCTCGGTGAGCTGGTCGAGGTCGGCCATGAAGTCCGCGTAAGCGCGCTCCGGCGCCTGGGCGAGCCGTTCCAGCCGTTCCTGCGTCTGCGCCAGCAGCGTGTCCACGGCGGGTTCGGCATGTTCGGGCCGAATCTGGTCGAAGGGAATGCGGAAGCCGACGTTCAGCAGGGGATTGTCACTCTGACTGTGCTGGCGTCCATTGGGTGCAGGCGGTGCCTGGGTCATGAGGGCGAGTATAGACAGCGGCGGGATGAGGAAGAGGCGAAAGCGGACTGCGCCAAACGGCGGATGACGCGCGGCAGGCGGCTATGCTTGGCTGCTCCATGGACGCCCTGACCTCTCCCCCACCCCTCCCGGCCGACCTCAACCTGCGCCCCGCCGCGTCCGCCGATCTGCCCCGCGTGGCCGCGTTTCTGACCACCGCGCACCCGGACTCCCCCGTCAGCCTAGAAGACCTGGAGCGCCTGGAGGCGGGCCGTCTGGAAGGCGAACCCTTTGTGCGAATACTGGCCGTGCAGGCGGGCGAACTCGTGGGCCTCGCGGAGACGGGCGTGCCGCGCATGGACGGGCATCCGGGATGGCTGGACGTGACCGTCCGCACCCTGCCGGAACTGGCGGGGGGAACGCTGGCGGAGGCGCTGCTCGCCCAGGCCGAGGCGAACGCCCGCCAGAACGGCGCGCACACTCTGGTTTCCCGCGTGCGTGAGGACTGGTGGGAAAAACCCTTTCTGGAGGCGCGCGGCTACCGGGAACACGACCGGATGTGGTCCAGCACGCTCGACCTGCGGACCCTGAATTTCGCGCGCTTCGCCGGGCAGGAGGCCAGAGCGCGGGCGGCAGGTCTCCGTATCCTGCCCCTCAGCGAACTGGTGGGCAACTTCGACGAGGCGGCCCAGCGCCGCCTGTATACGCTGATCGCCGCCCTGCTCCTCGACGTGCCCAGCACGACGCAGGTCAGTGTCTGGCCCTTCGAGGTCTGGCAGCGGCGCGTGTCCGGGCGGATCAACCCGGCAGGCGAATTTATCGCGGTGGCGCCGAATGGCGAGTGGGTGGGGGTCAGCGAACTGCACCAGCCCATCCCCACCCGTCCCGGCACCCTGCACAACGGCCTGACCGGCGTGTTGCCCGCCTGGCGCGGGCACGGCGTCGCCTCCGCCCTGAAACTCGCGGCGGCCCGCGCGGCCCTGAGCCGCGGCTATACGCACGCCCGCACCAGCAACCACTCCGTCAACCGGCCCATGCTCGCCATCAACGAGCGGCTGGGGTTCGTGCGGGAGGCGGCAACGGTGACGCTGAAAAAGGCCTGTGGCGCGTAGCTTGTCGCTTGTAGAGAGGCGAAAGCCGGAGCTTCAGCAGGAGCCTCCACAAGCCAGGGACCACAAGCTACAAGCCCCTCTCCAGCAGCATCGCGTCCCCCAGCGAATAGAACCGGTAGCCCTCCGCGAGCGCGGCGTCGTAGGCGGCCTTGATCCGCGCCTCTCCGGCGAACGCGGCCACCAGCAGCAGCAGGGTGCTGCCGGGCAGGTGCAGGTTGGTGACCAGCAGATCGGGCACCCGCACCGGCGTCCCCGGTGTGATGAAGATGCTCGTGTCGCCCTCGCCGGGATTGACGGTGCCGTCCTCATTCGCGCTGCTTTCGAGGGCGCGGACCGTCGTGGTCCCGACGGCGACGACGCGGCGGCCTTCCGCTTTGGCCCGGTTGATCGCCCTCGCCGCCCCCTCGCTGATCGCGTACCGCTCGGCGTGCATCACGTGGTCGGCCACGCTGCCGGTGATGGGCCGGAACGTCCCCGCGCCGACATGCAGGGTCAGCGCGTGCCGCTCCACCCCCAGCGCGTCCAGCCGGGCGAGCAGTTCGGGCGTGAAGTGCAGGCCCGCCGTGGGGGCCGCCACGCTGCCAGGCGTGCGGGCATACACCGTCTGATAGCGTTCCCGCCACGTCTCGTCGCTGTCCCCGGCGTCGATGTACGGCGGCAGCGGCAGCCGCCCGATCTCGTCCAGGTGGGGTTTGATGTCGCGCTCGAAGCGCAGCAGGCGCGCGCCGTCCGGCAGAACGCCGACCACCTCCGCGCGGTGCTGTCCGAGCCACAGCTCCTTCCCGGCCCGTTTCGCGGGTTTGAGGTAGGCCGACCAGACGTGCTGCTCCTCCTCTCGCAGCAACAGCACCTCGACCTGCCCGCCGCCGAAGCCGCCCGGCGTGACGGGCTTGCGCGCCATCACCCGGGCGGGAATCACCCGGCTCTCGTTGAAGACCAGCACGTCCCCGGCCCGCAGCAACTCCGGCAGATCGCGGAAGACCCGGTGCGCGAGGCCCGCCTCACCCACCACCATCAGCCGCGACGAATCACGCGGTTCGGCCCCCGTCTGCGCGATGCGCTCGGGGGGCAGATCGAAGGCGAGGCGGGCGAGGACGGCGTCGGGGTTCATAGGGGTTAGGGATGAGGGGTCAGGCGTTCGAGAACAGGAAGCTGAGGCAAAAGTCAAAGTTCCCGATCTCTAATGCCTAAAACCTAACCCCTCACTTCCCCCTTCTGCCGGGCGGGCATCAGCGCGTCCTCGATGTCGGGCAGATGCGTGAAGCGGTCGGCGGCGTCGATCAGTTTCTGCGCGGTGTGTTCGCGGAAGGCGATCACCTCCACGCGCTTGCCGCGCTCCTGCAAGACCTCCACCACGTCGGTGAAGTCGCCGTCGCCGCTGCCCAGCACCACCACGTCGAGGTGGTCCAGCAGCCGCACCATGTCGGCCACGATGCCCATGTCCCAGTTGCCCTCGTAGATGGCCTTGCCGCCCTCGGTGACGTGGTGGAGCGTGAGGTTCATCCGGCGCACCTTGTAGCCCAGCGCCGAGAGCTTGTAGATGAAGGGGCGCGCGGTCGCCTCGCCCTCGCGCTCGACGGTGTAGGCGATGGCGTGGACGAGTTCGCGCTCGCGGGTGGCGTAGCGCAGGATCGTCTCGAAGTTGACAGTCCGCTCCAGCAGGTCGCGGGCCGAGTGGTAGAGGTTTTGCGTGTCAATAAAAACGCCCACGCGCGGGCGGGAAACCACGTACTGCATTGGGAATTCTCCTGTTGGGACGGCCGGGGAAAGCGGAAAGAACCGGCCTCTTTTCCGGACGTGGGCCGCGCTGGACCCTTCATTCCGGATGGGCACATTCTACATCTGCGGCCCGCCGCCCAGGCGGCACTCAGGAAGAGCCGGGCAGGAGTTCGCCGCAGCGTTTGCAGTACCGGGCGTCGGCGTCGTGCCCCTGAAGGCCGCAGCGCGGGCAGGTGCGCTCTGAGCGCCGCCGTCCCTGAGCGCGCGAAAGGCTGACGGTCACGATGCCGGTCGGCACGGCCAGGATGCCGTAGCCCAGGATCATGGCCAGCGAGGCCAGGCCCTTGCCCAGCGGCGTCTTGGGCGTGATGTCCCCAAAGCCGACGGTGGTGAGGGTCACGATGGCCCAGTAGATGCTGGTCGGAATGCTGGTGTAGCCGTTCGCGGGGCCTTCTATGACGTACATCAACGCGCCGATGATGGTCACGAGCGTCAGGACGACCGCCAGGAAGACCGTGATCTTGGCGGCGCTCGCGCGCATGGCTTCGGTCAGGACGCTCGCCTCGTTGAGATAGCGGGCGAGTTTCAAGATCCGGAAGATCCGCAGCAGCCGCAGCACGCGGACAATCAGCAGGTAATTGGCCCCGGGCAGGAGCAGGTCCAGATATCCGGGCAGGATGGACAGCAAATCCACGACGCCGAAAAAGCTGGTGGCGTAGTGCGTGGCGTGCCGGGCAGAAATCAGCCGGAGGACGTACTCCACCGTGAAGACCAGTGTCAGCGCCCACTCGGCCCATTCGAACAGCGGCCCGTACGTGGCCCGGATGCTGCCGACGCTGTCCAGCATGACCACCAGGATGCTGACGAAAATCAGCACGATCAGCACGAGGTCAAAGGCCCGTCCCGCCGGGGTGTCGTTGTTGAAGATGATGTTGCCGAGGGCCACCCGCCAGGGCGCGCGTGCCTCACCGGGATGCCTCATGCCAGAAGTCTACCGGGGAGGACGGCGGTGCATTCGGCCCGCTCCCGGGGCTTTGCCCGCCAGGGCGACCGGCTCAGGTGGAATACGGTGGAGAGGTCTACGATCTCCCGGTCCGACCGGCCCCGCTAAGCAGCCCCCCTCCCTCTCCCGGTACGGCACAGGTAACGTGAAGCCATGACGAAGGAAGCCTCCTCCCCGGCCCTCGATACGGCCCGCCAGGCGTACGAAGCCTTCAAGGCGCGCAGCCTCAAGCTCAACATGCAGCGCGGCCAGCCCGCCGACGCCGACTTCGACCTCTCGAATGGGCTGCTGACGGTGCTGGACGAGCAGGACGTGAAGATGGACGGCCTGGACCTGCGGAACTATCCCGGTGGCGTGGCAGGTCTGCCCTCGGCACGGGCGCTGTTCGCGCAGTACCTCGACGTGAAGGCCGAGAACGTGCTGGTGTGGAACAACTCCAGCCTGGAACTCCAGGGCCTGGTGCTGACCTTCGCGCTGCTGCACGGCGTGCGCGGCAGCACTGGCCCCTGGCTCACCCAGAAGCCCAAGATGATCGTGACCGTCCCCGGCTACGACCGCCACTTCCTGCTGCTGCAAACCCTGGGCTTCGAGCTGCTGACGGTGGACATGCAGCCTGACGGCCCGGACGTGGACGCCGTCGAGCGGCTGGCGGGGACGGACGCCTCGGTCAAGGGCATCCTGTTCGTGCCGACCTATTCCAACCCCGGCGGCGAGACGATCAGCGCGGAGAAGGCGCGGCGGCTGGCGGGCGTGCAGGCGGCAGCCCCCGACTTCACCCTCTTCGCGGACGACGCCTACCGGGTCCACCACCTCTCGGCAGAGGACCGCGCCGAGCCGGTGAATTTCGTGGTGCTCGCTCGTGACGCGGGCTACCCCGACCGGGCCTTCGTGTTCGCCAGCACCTCCAAGGTCACCTTTGCCAGCGCGGGCCTGGGCTTCGTGGCGAGCAGCGAGGACAACATCAAGTGGCTTTCCAAGTACCTCAACGCGCAGAGCATCGGCCCCAACAAGGTGGAGCAGGCGCGGCACGTGAAGTTCCTGACGGAATATCCGGGCGGCCTGGAGGGCCTGATGCGGGACCACGCCGCCATCATCGCCCCCAAGTTCCGCGCCGTGGACGAGGTGCTGCGTGCCGAATTGGGGGGGGAAGGCGAGTACGCCACCTGGAACCTGCCGAAGGGCGGCTACTTCATCAGCCTGGACACGGTGGAGCCGGTGGCGGACCGCGTGGTGGAACTCGCGGAGGCCGCTGGGGTCAGCCTCACCCCCGCCGGGGCGACGTACCCCGCAGGGCAGGACCCGTACAACCGGAACCTCCGCCTCGCGCCAACGCGCCCGCCGGTGGAGGAAGTGCGGACGGCGATGGAGGTGGTGGCGGCTTGCATCCGCCTGGCGACGGAGGAATACCGGGCGGCCCAGGGATAGGGGGGGACGCTGTGAGGGGAGGCGGCCACCTTTCCCCCACTCCCAGCCTCTGAAAAAAGAATACGTCTAACAAAAAACTAGACCGCCTCCCCTGCCCCCGCAACCGCTGCCTTTACCCTTGCCCCACTATGGAAACGGTTCTGGCGAAGGGCAACGTCGGGGTGCGGCTTGAAGACTTTCTGAACAGCGTGGCCGCGCGTGACCCGCACCAGCCGGATTTCCTGCAAGCCGTCCGCGAGGTGGCCGAGAGCCTGTGGCCCTTTCTGGAGCAGCACCCCGAGTACCGCGAGGCGCGGCTCCTGACGCGGATGGTGGAACCCGAGCGGGCGATCCTCTTCCGGGTGCCCTGGGTGGACGATGCCGGAGAGGTACAGGTGAACCGGGGCTTCCGCGTGCAGATGAGCAGCGCGCTGGGGCCGTACAAGGGCGGGCTGCGCTTTCACCCCAGCGTGACGCTGGACGTGATGAAGTTCCTGGCCTTTGAGCAGGTCTTCAAGAACAGCCTCACGACCCTGCCGATGGGCGGCGGCAAGGGCGGCAGCGATTTTGACCCCAAGGGCAAGAGCGACGGCGAGGTGATGCGCTTCTGCCAGTCCTTCATGACCGAGCTGTACCGCCACATCGGGGAGGAGTTCGACGTGCCCGCCGGGGACATCGGGGTGGGGGCGCGCGAGATCGGGTATCTGTACGGGCAGTACAAGCGTATCACGAGACAGGGTGGCTATGTCCTGACCGGCAAGGCGCCCGAGTACGGCGGCAGCCTGATCCGCCCGGAGGCGACCGGGTACGGGACCGTCTATTTCGCGCAGGAGATGCTGGCCCGCCAGGGGGACGACTTCGCTGGAAAACGGGTCACGGTCAGCGGCTCGGGGAACGTCGCGCAGTACGCCGCCCTCAAGAGCATGAGCCTGGGCGCGAAGGTCGTCTCGTGGAGCGACTCGCAGGGCACGGTGTACGACCCCGAAGGGCTGACGGAAGAGAAGTGGCACGCCCTGATGGACCTGAAGAACGTCCGCCGGGGACGGCTGGAGGAATACGCCCAGCAGTTCCGGCTGGAGTACCTCCCCGGCCAGACCCCCTGGGCCATTCCCTGCGACATCGCCCTCCCCTGCGCCACCCAGAACGAACTGAACGGCGAGGACGCCCGGACGCTGATCGGGAACGGCTGCCTCCTGGTGGCCGAGGGCGCCAACATGCCCTCCACGGCGGAGGCCGTTCACATCTTCACCGAGCAGGAGCTGCTCTACGCGCCGGGCAAGGCGTCCAACGCGGGCGGGGTGGCGGTGAGCGGGCTGGAGATGAGCCAGAACGCGATGCGGCTGTCGTGGACGGCGCAGGAGGTGGACCAGCGGCTACACGGCATCATGCGGAGTATCCATAGTGTCTGCGTGCAGTACGGCACCCGGCCTGACGGCACGGTGGATTACGTGAAGGGCGCGAATATCGGCGGCTTCATCAAGGTGGCGGACGCGATGCTGGCGCAGGGCGTCGTCTGATCCTGAGCCGGGAGGCCACTTCGCCTCCCGCTTGATTTCCCGCCCCCTCAGCCCTGAGGATAGCCGTCATGCCCACCCGTTACGCAGGGTCAGAGGAGGAACGCGCCGCGCTCGACGCCTATATCAAGCTGTGGCGTGCGGCGCATGCCGTCGAGGTGGGCGCGAACCGCCACCTGGCGGACCACGGGCTGACCATCAGCCAGTTCGGCGTGCTGGAGGCGCTGTACCACCTGGGGCCACTCAGCCAGCGGCAACTGGCGGACAAGATTCTGCGGTCGAGCGGCAACCTCACGATGGTGATCGACAACCTGGAGCGGGACGGGCTGGTGCGCCGCGAGCGCGATCCCCAGGACCGCCGGGTGATGAAGGTCTTCCTGACCGAGGCGGGCGAGGCGCTGGTGACGCGCGTGCTGCCCGACCACGTGCGGGGCATCCGGAGCGTGTTCAGCGGGCTGACCCCGGAGGAACTGGGCCAACTGGCCGCCCTGACACGCAAGCTCGGGAAGGGCCTGGCCGAACCCGCAGCGGAGGCCCCGGCGAGAGTCAGGCGGTCACGCGACCCCGATCTCTAGAGCCTGGCTTGTCAAGAGAGCGAGGAAGACCGCTCTGCAAGCCTCTCTCCAAGTCCACGAAAAGCGAACGCGCGGCCTTCCCCCGATGCGGCGACGGGCTCAGGCCGACCGATCAGCCGTCGTCCTTGAAGGGGCTAAGTCGCAAATTTCCGCATATAGGCCAGGCGGACACAACTACCCCGAGTTCCGTGGCCCCGCTTACACCAAATCGTTTAACGTTAAGTTATTTTGAAGGCATGATGCCTTCCTCCCCCATTCCCGGCACCACGCCGGTCCAGGGCCTGCACCACGTCACGGTGATGGCGAGCGATCCGCAGCGCAACATCGACTTCTACTCGCAGACGCTGGGGCAGCGGCTGGTCAAGGTCACCGTGAACTTCGACGACCCCGGCACCTACCACTTCTATTACGGCGACCTCACCGGGCAACCGGGCACGATCATGACTCACTTTCCCTGGCCGGACGCGAAAAGGGGTGTGCGCGGCAACGGCGAGGTGGTGGCGACCGCGTACAGCGCCCCCCGCGCGAGCGAAAGCTACTGGAAGGCCCGCCTGACCGAACAGGGCTTCGCCTTCCGTGAGAGCGAGCGTTTTGGGGACAAGGTACTGACCTTCGAGGACCCTGATGGGACCTGGGTGGAACTGGTCTTCGAGGACGGGCAGCCCGTCCAGTCCTGGCCCGCCAGCCCAGTTCCCGCCGAACATGCCCTGCGCGGCTTTCACTCGGTCACGGCCTGGGTGAGAGACACCAAGCCGGTCCGCGACCTGCTGGTGGGGCAGCTGGGCTTCACTGAGGCGGGCAGCGAGCCGGACGCGGAAGGCACACGCACCCGCTTTCAGGGCAGCGGGGAAGGCGTGGGCCTGTTCGTGGACGTGGTGGAGCGGCCGGGCAAGCCGCGTGGCAACTTCGGCGCGGGCAGCATCCACCACGTCGCCCTGCGGACCAGGGACGACGCCGAGCAGGAGGCGTACCTCGCGGGGCTGAGTGAGGCGGGCTACCTGCCCACGCCCGTGCAGGACCGCCAGTATTTCCACTCCATCTATTTCCGCGAGCCGAACGGCGTCCTGTTCGAGATCGCCACCGACGCCCCCGGCTTCACAGACGACGAGCCGGTGGAGGAACTGGGCAGGCATCTCAAGCTGCCGACGTGGTTTGAGCCGAGGCGCGCGACCATCGAGGCGCATGTGCCGAAGATCGTGAACCGCGAGTACGGCGTGACCCTCGGGACGCGGGACCTGGGGGCGGGTGAGGCCGCAGAGGCCCAGGCCACGCCCGCCGCCCAGGGCGTGCAGGTGTACGCGGCGGGCCGTCCGCTGGGGCAGGCTCGCGTGGCGGCGGTGCTGCTGCACGGGCGGGGCGGCAGTGCGCCGGACATCCTCTCGCTCGCGGACGAACTGAATCTCAGTGCGTTCGCGTACCTCGCCCCACAGGCGGAGGGAAACAGTTGGTATCCCCTGTCCTTCCTCGCCCCCGTCCAGCAGAACCAGCCCTATCTGGACCGCGCCCTTGCCACGGTGGACGCCGTGCTGAACGAGCTGGAGGCGCAGGGCATCCCGGCGCAGAACGTGGTGCTGGGCGGCTTTTCGCAGGGCGCCTGTCTCGCGCTGGAGTACGCCAGCCGCGCGGGCCGGAAGCTGGGCGGCGTGGTGGCCTTCAGCGGCGGCCTGATCACGCTGGACCGGACGGGCGACCTGCACGGCACCCCGGTCTTCATGGGCGTCGCGCCCGACGACGCGCACATTCCCCTCGCGCGCTTCGAGGAGAGCGCCGCCCGGCTCCGCGCACGGGGCGCACAGGTGGATGACCGCGTGTATCCAGGGCTGGGCCACAGCATCAACCGCGACGAACTCGACGCTGCCCGCCGGATCATGCAGGGGGTGGCGGGGCAGCTTTGAGGGGGAACGCGGGAAAACTCCCTCCCCCCTACCGCAGCTTTGCCGCCACCACCACGACCTCCGCGTTCGGTCCCTCGAAGCCGGGCGTGTAGGCGCGGACGATGAAGACGGCGCGGTTGCCTTTCACGTACACGCGGTCGAGGGCGTAACGGGCGGCGCAACGCCGCTCCAGGGGCAGCGTGTGGTCGTCGTGGACGGTCTGCCCGTTCACGGTCAGCGTGAACCCGGCGGGCCGCTCACCGGGAGGCAGCAACCCCAGATAGGGGCACTGGGCGGGGAGGGGCCGCACCGTCAGGCGCACGGGGACTGGCCGCGTCCACAACCGGACCGGGGTGGTGGCCGAGCTTCCCGCCCGCGTCCCCTCGGCCCAGTCGGGGGCCTGCGTGGGAAAGGTGCGGGCGTAGACGGGCCGCGCGGTCACGCCCGGCACCAGGTCCAGGGGGAGGAGGCGCGGGCGTTCGCGTGCCAGCAGGACCTTGACGAGAGCAGGCACCGGCGCCGTCTCGGAGCGCGCCCCGGCTTCCAGCAGCCGTTGCCCCTGCCCCGTCCCCAGCGCGGTGAGGGCCGCGACGCTGAACCCGCTCCCGTCCTGCACCCCGCCCGTCACGACCAACGCGCGGGTGCCGTAGGGTGAAAAGGCCACCCGCAGCACCTCCAGCCGGTCACCGGCGCGGGCCGAGGAGGACAGCGTCAACAGGACCAGCAAGGCCGTCAACAGAAAACGCATGTCCTACCGTAAGCGATAGGCCGGAGGGAAGGAAGGGGCGCCTTCTCTCGTGGAGGCTTGAAGCCTAGAACGCGACCCGGGAACATGCGGAAGGCTGCTCAAGCTTCCCCCGGGAGGCGTCCCGCTGCCCCTCCTCCCGGCAACCGCTCAGAAGCGGATGGTGGCGAGCACCTTGCTGAACAGGGCGCTGCTGGCCGGGTAACGCTCGGGGGTGTCGGTCACCTGGAAGGAGTAGAGGTTCTTGGCCCCGTTGCCGAACCAGATTCGCAGGCGCAGCTTGCCCTTGGGGTGGGTCAGGGCATACTCGCGCTCGATGCCGCCCACGCCGCCGTAACGGGCAGGCTTGCTGCTGAGCTGCTTGAGGGTGCCGCCCGTCTGCTTCACGCCCGCCTCGAAGCCCGCGAACTCCTGGTTCACGTCGCCGGGCCTGCCGTTCTTGGGCATGAACAGCAGGCGGATCAGGGTGGCGGGCGGCTGCTTGGCGGACACCACGCTCACGCCGCTGGTCTTGTCCTCGAAGTTCACGCCCAGCCAGCCCCGGGGCAGGCTGACCGTGAAGGGCAGCTTGGGGTCCTTGAACGGCACCAGCGTCTGGGCACCCGCCCCTCCCAGGAGCAGGGCGGCGGCGAGCGCGGCAGGCAGGGAGAGCTTCATACCGGGCACCGTACCGCGCGCGGATGAGTTGTACCAAATTGCGTTGTGCGTTGATTCGCAAGAATCAACCGAGCGGACTTGCAAAGCTGCGAAGCAGAGCGAGGAGCAAAAAGTACCGGCTGGCGGCGATGGACCATGAGCGGGTCAGCCTAGGGCGCTTCCGGCAAGACAGGCGAGGGGCCGCCCCTGAGCCTCCGGCCACTGGAGAACATCCGGCGCTTTCCCGCATGTGCTGGAATCAGAGCCAGTCGGTACTGCCCCTGCACCGGACGTGAACGGGCGGGCGCGGAAGGTCAGGCCCGCGTCAGGGCGGGGCCATCAGTGCGCGA
The window above is part of the Deinococcus metallilatus genome. Proteins encoded here:
- the gdhA gene encoding NADP-specific glutamate dehydrogenase; this translates as METVLAKGNVGVRLEDFLNSVAARDPHQPDFLQAVREVAESLWPFLEQHPEYREARLLTRMVEPERAILFRVPWVDDAGEVQVNRGFRVQMSSALGPYKGGLRFHPSVTLDVMKFLAFEQVFKNSLTTLPMGGGKGGSDFDPKGKSDGEVMRFCQSFMTELYRHIGEEFDVPAGDIGVGAREIGYLYGQYKRITRQGGYVLTGKAPEYGGSLIRPEATGYGTVYFAQEMLARQGDDFAGKRVTVSGSGNVAQYAALKSMSLGAKVVSWSDSQGTVYDPEGLTEEKWHALMDLKNVRRGRLEEYAQQFRLEYLPGQTPWAIPCDIALPCATQNELNGEDARTLIGNGCLLVAEGANMPSTAEAVHIFTEQELLYAPGKASNAGGVAVSGLEMSQNAMRLSWTAQEVDQRLHGIMRSIHSVCVQYGTRPDGTVDYVKGANIGGFIKVADAMLAQGVV
- a CDS encoding MarR family winged helix-turn-helix transcriptional regulator, with the protein product MPTRYAGSEEERAALDAYIKLWRAAHAVEVGANRHLADHGLTISQFGVLEALYHLGPLSQRQLADKILRSSGNLTMVIDNLERDGLVRRERDPQDRRVMKVFLTEAGEALVTRVLPDHVRGIRSVFSGLTPEELGQLAALTRKLGKGLAEPAAEAPARVRRSRDPDL
- a CDS encoding VOC family protein, whose product is MMPSSPIPGTTPVQGLHHVTVMASDPQRNIDFYSQTLGQRLVKVTVNFDDPGTYHFYYGDLTGQPGTIMTHFPWPDAKRGVRGNGEVVATAYSAPRASESYWKARLTEQGFAFRESERFGDKVLTFEDPDGTWVELVFEDGQPVQSWPASPVPAEHALRGFHSVTAWVRDTKPVRDLLVGQLGFTEAGSEPDAEGTRTRFQGSGEGVGLFVDVVERPGKPRGNFGAGSIHHVALRTRDDAEQEAYLAGLSEAGYLPTPVQDRQYFHSIYFREPNGVLFEIATDAPGFTDDEPVEELGRHLKLPTWFEPRRATIEAHVPKIVNREYGVTLGTRDLGAGEAAEAQATPAAQGVQVYAAGRPLGQARVAAVLLHGRGGSAPDILSLADELNLSAFAYLAPQAEGNSWYPLSFLAPVQQNQPYLDRALATVDAVLNELEAQGIPAQNVVLGGFSQGACLALEYASRAGRKLGGVVAFSGGLITLDRTGDLHGTPVFMGVAPDDAHIPLARFEESAARLRARGAQVDDRVYPGLGHSINRDELDAARRIMQGVAGQL
- a CDS encoding DUF2259 domain-containing protein, with the protein product MRFLLTALLVLLTLSSSARAGDRLEVLRVAFSPYGTRALVVTGGVQDGSGFSVAALTALGTGQGQRLLEAGARSETAPVPALVKVLLARERPRLLPLDLVPGVTARPVYARTFPTQAPDWAEGTRAGSSATTPVRLWTRPVPVRLTVRPLPAQCPYLGLLPPGERPAGFTLTVNGQTVHDDHTLPLERRCAARYALDRVYVKGNRAVFIVRAYTPGFEGPNAEVVVVAAKLR